One Candidatus Dadabacteria bacterium genomic window, CGGTTGAGGTGAATTATCTTGGCAACGCAAGCGTCTCGGACTTGAAAACCACCGCGCTCTCTCATGGAACGGGGGTTGTCGGGGTGGCCGCCGGTGTCAGGACGGTGTTTATGAGGGAAGACCACTTCTCAACCCGGCCCTCCAGAACGGAAGGCATTGCGCCGGGCGCCAATGTTAGTATGTTCGCATTGAAAACGGAGGGAGAGGGAGCGGACGAGGTTGCCGTCATCGCGGAAGCGTTAAACGCCGCTCTGGGCGACCCCGATCTTGACATCATAAATATAAGCCTTCAGCCCGCCGCCCCCTTGATAACCGACCCTGATACACCGAGGGGAGTGGTTGGATTCTGGGAGGGAGACAGCCCGACGGAGTATTTTCAGTCGGGTGTGCCCAATTCCGCAAAGAAAGTTTTTGTGTGGGCTGCGGGGAATCAGCATCGCAGTTCTGATTACCCATGCACGGGAGAATTCGCCGGTGAGTTTGGTTGCGAGGGTCCAACCCTTAACGCCGCCCACCCCTCCATTTTTGCCGGTCTGCCGATTCATTTTCCGGAGTTGCGCCCGTTTTGGACCATTGTTGTGGCGGTGAAGCGGGACGGAACAATTTCTGATTTCTCCAACCGGTGCGGAGCCGCCGCCCTGTGGTGCATAGCGGCTCCGGGGCAAAGTATAAACGTGCCCTTAAGCAGGGGGGACGGTGAAGACGGTGTGGCAAGAGATATAGAGACGGTTCACGGCACATCCTTCGCCGCGCCGATAGTGTCGGGCGGCCTTGCGCTTATGAAGCAACTTTTTCCGGGAATGAGCAATATAGAACTGCTTGAAAGAATGTATGAAACGGCAAACAAAGACGGCATATACGCCCCCGACAGAGACCCCGTAGCCGGTGTTAACGGCGCGTCCGTTAACACCGCGTCATCCATCTACGGGCAGGGCCTTTTAGACCTCGGCGCCGCGACCGCGCCGGTTGGCAATATGGGAATGGTATCGGAGGCGGTTTTGAGCGAAGAGGTATTGCGGGAGGCGTCTCCTTTGTCCGCCACAAGTCTGGAAACCGCCGGAGCGTTTGGAGACGGAATTGCCCGCGTTTTCACCGGAGCCGAGGTTGCCGCGTTTGATTCCCTCGGCGCTCCCTTCTGGTATCCGCTTGAGCGGTTTGCTCCGAGGACGGAGGTATCTCACATCCGCCGTCAGATGTCCGGCTTTATGAAGTTTGCCTCCGCTCCGCCTTCCGAAAGACGCGCAAACCGGCGCGACCGCTCCGTTCCCGTTTCGGGCGGGGCGGCCCCCGCCGGACTGGAAACGGAAGGGCAAATCCCCTCGGTTTATTTCTCACGAGGCGCGGCGGATATGGAAGACCGCGACCTTCTCGGCAAGGAGGGGCATTTGTCCCACATAACCGCCCCTGAATTTGCCGGTTTTGAAATCGGCGGTTTTTCCGCCTACGCCTTCACCTCTCCCGAATGGGCGGAACGGCGCGGACACGGCGCGGTTGTTTCGTGGGGGCCTCTCCGCTCCGGTTTTGTATCAGAGCCTGATTCCGCATTGGGAGCGGTTGCGGAGGGGGCGTTTGGCGAACTGTCAAGCGAGTTGGGATTTGCCGGTCTCGGATGGGAATGGGAGAGAGGCGGCTGGCGTTTTGTGGCGGATGCTGAGTTGGGCGCGTCCGGCGCGGACACGGGCGGCGGGCTTATAAGCGGGGTGTCGCGCCTGCTGACAAGTTCGTTTTCCACCGGACTGATAAGGGAGACGGACGGCGGCCATGCGTTCAAGTTGTCGGTTTCCTCCCCGTTAAGGATAGAGGACGGGCGAATGGGTTTTGTTATTCCCGTGGGGCGGACGCCTGAGCGCGACATATTGCGCCGTTCTCTGACCGCCGACCTTGAGCCGAGCGGGAGGCAGATAGACGTGGGGGCGCAAGTAGTGGCGCAGACCGGTATGGGAAGGATAAGTATCGGCGGTATGGCGAGCCGTCATCCGGGGCATGACCGGAGCGCCGAGCCCGCGCTGTCATTGCTTGCGGGCTACAGCGCAAAATTTTAGCCGCGCCCGGAAAACCGGGCGGCTTTCAGCCGCAACGCGTTCAGTTTGATAAATCCGCCCGCGTCCTTCTGGTCGTAAAGGTTGTCTTCCTCAAAAGTCGCAAGGGCGGGGTTGTAAAGCGATTTCTTCGCCTTTCTTCCCGCAATTGAAACTGAGCCCTTGTAGAGTTTTACCCGCGCCGCGCCGGTTACGTTTTGCTGCGTCCGCTCAACCGCTTCCATCATTGCCTCCATCTCCGGCGAATACCAGAATCCGTAATAAACGGCCTCCGCTATCTTCGGCATCAACGCCTCTTTGAGCCGCGCAACCTCGCGGTCAACCGTCAGGGATTCAACCGCCCCGTGAGCGCAGTGAAGAGCCGTTCCCGCCGGAGTTTCATACACGCCGCGCGACTTCATTCCGACAAAACGGTTTTCAACTATGTCCGCCCGCCCGACGCCGTGCCTGCCCGCAACCGTGTTGAGCCGCTCAATGAGTTTCGCCGGGGAAAGTTTCCCGCCGTTCACCGCAACGGGAGAGCCGCGCAAAAACTCTATCTCCACATACTCCGGTTTTGCGGGAGCCCGCTCCGGAGAGGCGGTCATTTCAAACATCGCCTCGTCCGGTTCAGTCCACGGGTCTTCAAGAATGCCGCCCTCATAACTTGTGTGAAACAGATTCCTGTCGCAACTGTAGGGCTTTTTGCGGGTTACCGGAATTTTAATCCCGCGCTTTTTTGCAAAGTTCAGCAGGTCTTCGCGCGATTTCAAATCCCACTCGCGCCACGGCGAGATTATGCGCATCTTCGGC contains:
- a CDS encoding argininosuccinate synthase, yielding MENLKGKKIVLAYSGGLDTSIILKWLTENYGARVVAFIADVGQNEDMAAARKKALETGAEKVRVANLKEEFARDFVFPAIRAGAVYEGSYLLGTSLARPLIARRQVEVALEEKAAALSHGATGKGNDQVRFELVYHTFAPKMRIISPWREWDLKSREDLLNFAKKRGIKIPVTRKKPYSCDRNLFHTSYEGGILEDPWTEPDEAMFEMTASPERAPAKPEYVEIEFLRGSPVAVNGGKLSPAKLIERLNTVAGRHGVGRADIVENRFVGMKSRGVYETPAGTALHCAHGAVESLTVDREVARLKEALMPKIAEAVYYGFWYSPEMEAMMEAVERTQQNVTGAARVKLYKGSVSIAGRKAKKSLYNPALATFEEDNLYDQKDAGGFIKLNALRLKAARFSGRG
- a CDS encoding S8 family serine peptidase, with amino-acid sequence VEVNYLGNASVSDLKTTALSHGTGVVGVAAGVRTVFMREDHFSTRPSRTEGIAPGANVSMFALKTEGEGADEVAVIAEALNAALGDPDLDIINISLQPAAPLITDPDTPRGVVGFWEGDSPTEYFQSGVPNSAKKVFVWAAGNQHRSSDYPCTGEFAGEFGCEGPTLNAAHPSIFAGLPIHFPELRPFWTIVVAVKRDGTISDFSNRCGAAALWCIAAPGQSINVPLSRGDGEDGVARDIETVHGTSFAAPIVSGGLALMKQLFPGMSNIELLERMYETANKDGIYAPDRDPVAGVNGASVNTASSIYGQGLLDLGAATAPVGNMGMVSEAVLSEEVLREASPLSATSLETAGAFGDGIARVFTGAEVAAFDSLGAPFWYPLERFAPRTEVSHIRRQMSGFMKFASAPPSERRANRRDRSVPVSGGAAPAGLETEGQIPSVYFSRGAADMEDRDLLGKEGHLSHITAPEFAGFEIGGFSAYAFTSPEWAERRGHGAVVSWGPLRSGFVSEPDSALGAVAEGAFGELSSELGFAGLGWEWERGGWRFVADAELGASGADTGGGLISGVSRLLTSSFSTGLIRETDGGHAFKLSVSSPLRIEDGRMGFVIPVGRTPERDILRRSLTADLEPSGRQIDVGAQVVAQTGMGRISIGGMASRHPGHDRSAEPALSLLAGYSAKF